The Polyangium mundeleinium genome contains the following window.
GGGGTACATCAGAGCAGGCCTTGCAAGAATTTCCTTGACCGTCACCATGCGTGGCAATATACGTCGTGCAACATCTGTTGTCTCGGGGCTCGCGACTCAGGTAAGAGCGAGAGCGAGGCGGCCAATCAGGAGGGTCTACAGATGGCTGCGAAGAAGACTGCGAAGAAGCCCGCGAAGAAGGCGACCAAGAAGGCCACCAAGCCGGCCGCCACGAAGGCAACGAAGGCCGCCAAGAAGCCGGCGAAGAAGGCTGCCGCGAAGAAGACGGCCGCCAAGCGCGCCCCCGCGAAGAAGACGGCCGCCAAGCGCGCCCCCGCGAAGAAGCGCGCCGCCGCCACGACGAAGCGCACGGCGAAGAAGGCCACGAAGCGCGCGCCGGCCAAGAAGTCGGCCGCTCCACGGGGCCGCGCCGCCGCCAAGCCCGCTGCTCCGAAGTCCGCGCCCGCTCCCGCGCCCGCCGCGTCGAGCGACGACGAGGAATAGGCCCAGCAGCTAGCCCGCAAGCTCTTCGCAGCCGTCCCGGAGGCGGACTTCGAGTCCGCCTCGCGGGCGTCGGGGCCTCGACGAAGATCGAGGGATGATGTGCCCCGAACCAGCTTGGATCCGCGGCGTTAGGGACATCGAAGAGCCTCGACCGAATGGACGTCGGAAGACCGCACGTCCATTCGTGTTTTTGTGCGCCTCTTTCCGTAGTCTCGTCCCGTGATCAAGAGCCCGCGCGCGATCCTCGCGCTGCTCACGGCCCTGAACCTCCTGA
Protein-coding sequences here:
- a CDS encoding histone H1, producing the protein MAAKKTAKKPAKKATKKATKPAATKATKAAKKPAKKAAAKKTAAKRAPAKKTAAKRAPAKKRAAATTKRTAKKATKRAPAKKSAAPRGRAAAKPAAPKSAPAPAPAASSDDEE